Proteins co-encoded in one Arthrobacter globiformis genomic window:
- a CDS encoding AAA family ATPase, with translation MIIVLAGIDGSGKTTAAHSLVAAARAEGKDALLLSNYAGRRRMSLLSARLGIQLPGRLAEAAETTMRVFNVLVSHARASRFHGLVVMDRHLHCQLALREARGLRRGRLLPWLLRTLPTPDVVLHLDVSPETAHQRVLARGTDEEPVTELTALRNAYRALPEYADMVKIDAGGPPADVLARLLDAVDFRRLLKV, from the coding sequence ATGATCATTGTTCTGGCAGGAATCGACGGTTCGGGGAAAACGACGGCGGCCCATTCCCTGGTTGCCGCGGCCCGTGCAGAAGGCAAGGACGCGCTTCTGCTGAGCAACTATGCGGGCCGGCGGCGGATGTCCCTGCTCAGCGCCAGACTCGGCATCCAGCTGCCCGGCCGCCTGGCCGAGGCGGCCGAAACCACCATGCGGGTGTTCAACGTACTGGTGTCGCATGCCCGGGCATCCCGATTCCATGGCCTTGTTGTCATGGACCGGCACCTTCATTGCCAGCTGGCGCTGCGCGAGGCAAGGGGCCTGCGCCGCGGACGCCTTCTCCCCTGGCTGCTCCGCACTCTGCCCACCCCGGACGTGGTCCTCCACCTGGACGTGAGCCCCGAAACCGCGCACCAACGGGTCCTGGCGCGCGGCACGGACGAGGAACCCGTGACCGAACTCACCGCCCTCCGGAACGCCTACCGCGCACTGCCCGAGTACGCGGACATGGTAAAGATCGACGCCGGAGGGCCGCCGGCCGACGTGCTGGCCAGGCTGCTCGACGCCGTCGATTTCCGCCGGCTACTCAAGGTTTAG
- a CDS encoding SRPBCC family protein: protein MSTRVEKRILVNVPVSTAYNQWTQFEDFPHFMGGVKKVTQLSDDRLEWVAEIAGVKRKWEARILEQKPDQKVAWAATEGATNAGSVEFEDVGGGQTSIKLFIDYEPEGLVEKIGDKLHVVEHQAEADLKRFKEFIEDESYASGAWRGSVNEGGSVGTPGVEHAAGSLGDSGKAGVSGKMAAAAGVAAAAGAAAMAAGSKDKDSDTVYVVDETVTPVVPEYTETAVATDTTDTPGFSGGTTAGTVAGGTVTGGTTAGETAAGTGSALTDESVAHPFDQTNGLIDDEGDSDETAASDTRSAADRAESADRDPGTIPPLGGTSGQH, encoded by the coding sequence ATGAGCACGAGGGTTGAGAAGCGCATTCTGGTGAACGTGCCGGTCAGCACGGCATACAACCAGTGGACCCAGTTCGAGGACTTTCCGCACTTCATGGGCGGCGTCAAGAAAGTGACCCAACTCAGCGATGACCGTCTCGAGTGGGTGGCCGAGATCGCGGGCGTGAAGCGCAAATGGGAGGCCCGGATCCTCGAGCAGAAGCCGGACCAGAAGGTTGCCTGGGCCGCCACGGAGGGGGCCACCAACGCCGGCTCGGTGGAGTTTGAAGACGTGGGCGGCGGCCAGACCTCCATCAAGCTGTTCATCGACTACGAACCCGAGGGGCTCGTGGAGAAGATCGGCGACAAGCTTCACGTCGTGGAGCACCAGGCCGAGGCCGACCTCAAGAGGTTCAAGGAATTCATCGAGGACGAAAGCTACGCCAGCGGCGCCTGGCGGGGCTCGGTCAACGAAGGCGGCTCGGTGGGCACGCCGGGCGTTGAACACGCTGCCGGATCGCTCGGCGACAGCGGCAAGGCCGGCGTCTCGGGCAAGATGGCGGCGGCTGCCGGAGTGGCGGCTGCAGCTGGCGCGGCAGCTATGGCCGCCGGCAGCAAGGACAAGGACTCCGACACCGTCTATGTCGTCGACGAAACCGTCACCCCGGTGGTTCCGGAGTACACCGAAACCGCTGTCGCTACCGATACGACCGACACTCCGGGCTTCTCCGGCGGAACTACAGCGGGCACCGTTGCTGGTGGAACCGTTACCGGTGGAACTACTGCAGGTGAAACTGCGGCAGGCACCGGTTCGGCGCTGACGGACGAGTCCGTCGCCCATCCCTTTGACCAGACCAACGGCCTGATTGACGATGAGGGTGACTCGGACGAGACGGCGGCGAGTGACACCAGAAGCGCCGCCGACCGGGCCGAAAGCGCAGACCGCGATCCGGGCACCATCCCGCCCCTTGGCGGCACTTCCGGCCAGCACTAA
- a CDS encoding rhamnogalacturonan lyase — MKRYKTDQRRPDSCRPHQRRCSLAYRDTRSTSNAKRRTRKAPLIATAASLAAAALAFTGVPLSQAAPVTQAPASHAEDGAAAAQQAQGLKRQMENLDRAPVAVITDQGVTLGWRMLGLDRDSIGFHVIRDGVQITDEPIRNTTTYVDPEGTASSRYVIKAVGNGNGQDKLTAEFTPLSQNYLAIKLDKPADGATKDGKPYTYSANDASVADLDGDGKYEIIQSWAPSNAKDNSQSGYTGNVYVDAYRTDGTKLWRIDLGHNIRAGAHYTQVLAYDFDGDGKAEVAMKTADGTKDGAGTVIGDAAADYRNSSGYVLSGPEFLTVFDGGTGAAVDTVAYEPGRGSVASWGDSYGNRVDRFLAGVAYLDGEHPSMMFSRGYYTRTALVTYDLVGRKLVKRWKFDSNDAGAEYRGQGNHNLSVADVDQDGKDEFVFGSMTIDDDGKPLYNTKLGHGDAIHTSDLDPSRPGLETFAVHESMGQSGNRGATFRDAATGEILWSIPATKDTGRGAAGDIDPRYAGAEGWAVGGTAAWNSPVGELRSAKGELISENIPAANFLAWWDGDPLREIVDHDYDFTTSTGVPTISKWNWETEASDRLLTATGARSNNTTKGNPSLQSDLLGDWREELAWPSADSTELRIYTTTARTGMRLRTLMHDPVYRTSVARENVAYNQPPHPSFFSGDGMESPAMPSISYVAAQR, encoded by the coding sequence ATGAAACGATACAAAACCGATCAGCGGCGGCCCGATTCCTGCCGCCCGCATCAAAGGAGATGTTCTTTGGCATACCGCGACACTCGCTCCACCAGCAATGCAAAACGCAGAACCCGGAAGGCCCCATTGATAGCGACGGCAGCCTCACTGGCCGCCGCCGCTCTGGCGTTCACCGGCGTTCCGCTCAGCCAGGCGGCACCCGTAACCCAGGCGCCGGCAAGCCATGCCGAAGACGGAGCCGCAGCAGCGCAACAAGCCCAGGGCCTCAAGCGCCAGATGGAAAACCTGGACCGCGCCCCGGTGGCCGTCATCACCGACCAGGGCGTCACGTTGGGCTGGCGCATGCTTGGCCTGGACAGGGACAGCATCGGCTTCCACGTGATCCGAGACGGCGTGCAGATCACCGACGAGCCCATCCGCAACACCACCACCTACGTCGATCCGGAGGGAACGGCGTCGTCCAGGTATGTGATCAAAGCGGTGGGCAACGGCAACGGCCAGGACAAGCTCACGGCGGAGTTCACACCGCTATCCCAGAACTACCTCGCCATCAAGCTGGACAAACCGGCCGACGGCGCCACCAAGGACGGCAAGCCGTACACCTACTCCGCCAACGACGCGAGCGTCGCGGACCTGGACGGGGACGGCAAGTACGAGATCATCCAGTCATGGGCACCCTCGAACGCCAAGGACAACTCGCAGTCCGGCTACACCGGCAACGTCTACGTGGACGCGTACAGGACGGACGGCACCAAGCTGTGGCGCATCGACCTGGGACACAACATCCGCGCCGGCGCGCACTACACCCAGGTGCTGGCCTACGACTTCGACGGCGACGGCAAGGCCGAAGTGGCGATGAAGACGGCGGACGGCACCAAGGACGGCGCCGGTACCGTGATCGGCGACGCGGCCGCTGACTACCGGAACAGCTCCGGCTATGTGCTGTCCGGACCGGAGTTCCTCACCGTGTTCGACGGCGGGACGGGCGCCGCCGTGGACACGGTCGCCTATGAGCCTGGCCGGGGCAGCGTCGCCAGCTGGGGCGACTCCTACGGCAACCGCGTGGACCGCTTCCTTGCCGGCGTGGCCTACCTCGACGGCGAACACCCGTCCATGATGTTCAGTCGCGGCTACTACACCCGCACCGCCCTGGTCACCTATGACCTGGTGGGCCGCAAGCTCGTGAAGCGCTGGAAGTTCGACTCCAACGATGCCGGAGCTGAATACCGCGGCCAGGGCAACCACAACCTGTCCGTGGCGGACGTGGACCAGGACGGCAAGGACGAGTTCGTGTTCGGTTCCATGACCATCGACGACGACGGCAAGCCGCTCTACAACACCAAGCTCGGCCACGGCGACGCCATCCACACCTCCGACCTGGATCCGTCCCGACCAGGGCTGGAAACCTTCGCCGTGCACGAGAGCATGGGCCAAAGCGGGAACCGCGGCGCCACCTTCCGGGACGCCGCCACCGGAGAGATCCTCTGGAGCATTCCGGCAACAAAGGACACAGGCCGCGGCGCTGCGGGCGACATCGATCCGCGCTACGCAGGCGCCGAAGGCTGGGCCGTCGGCGGAACCGCCGCCTGGAATTCACCCGTGGGGGAGCTCAGGTCTGCCAAGGGCGAGCTGATCTCGGAAAACATCCCGGCCGCCAACTTCCTGGCCTGGTGGGACGGCGATCCGCTACGGGAGATCGTCGACCACGACTACGACTTCACGACCTCCACCGGCGTGCCCACTATCTCGAAGTGGAACTGGGAAACCGAGGCCAGCGATCGGCTCCTGACGGCCACGGGTGCGCGCAGCAACAACACCACCAAAGGCAATCCCTCGCTGCAGTCCGACCTGCTGGGTGACTGGCGCGAGGAGCTGGCCTGGCCGTCCGCCGACAGCACCGAGCTGCGGATCTACACCACCACTGCACGGACCGGGATGCGGCTCCGCACCCTGATGCACGATCCCGTGTACCGGACGTCCGTGGCCCGCGAAAACGTGGCCTACAACCAGCCTCCGCACCCGAGCTTCTTCAGCGGCGATGGCATGGAAAGTCCGGCCATGCCGTCCATCAGCTACGTGGCCGCGCAGCGCTAG
- a CDS encoding ArsR/SmtB family transcription factor, giving the protein MLPDIFGALANPARRTILDELRNGPRTAGDLTGLLEQSRSAASEHLAVLRGAGLIREERRGRHRVYHLQAAGLAEVGGWLKNYEHYWNQRLDALGNLLDQENPS; this is encoded by the coding sequence GTGCTTCCCGACATCTTCGGCGCCCTGGCCAACCCGGCTCGGCGCACCATCCTCGACGAGCTGCGGAACGGACCACGGACAGCAGGCGACCTCACGGGCCTGCTCGAGCAGAGCCGTTCTGCCGCGTCGGAACACCTCGCCGTGCTCCGCGGGGCCGGGCTCATCCGGGAAGAGCGGCGCGGAAGGCACCGGGTGTATCACCTCCAGGCCGCCGGCCTGGCCGAGGTGGGCGGCTGGCTGAAGAACTACGAGCACTACTGGAACCAGCGCCTCGACGCGCTGGGGAACCTACTGGACCAGGAGAACCCATCATGA
- a CDS encoding SRPBCC family protein — protein MTDNTIRLMRHFPHPPEAVWKALTTPDLLARWWAPGDIAPTVGHRFSLDMGAWGTQQCEVLSVDPGTAISFLFAEGALDTTITWTLETVEDGTVLHLEHAGFKLDTPMGQQAFEGMGNGWRGVLSRIDDVLVDAARP, from the coding sequence ATGACCGACAACACGATCCGCCTCATGCGCCACTTCCCGCACCCGCCCGAGGCAGTCTGGAAGGCACTCACGACGCCCGACCTGCTCGCGCGCTGGTGGGCTCCGGGCGACATCGCCCCCACCGTGGGACACCGCTTCAGCCTGGACATGGGAGCCTGGGGCACACAGCAGTGCGAAGTCCTCAGCGTCGATCCCGGCACCGCCATCAGCTTCCTATTTGCCGAAGGTGCCCTGGACACCACCATCACATGGACGCTTGAAACTGTGGAAGACGGAACGGTCCTGCATCTCGAGCACGCGGGCTTCAAGCTGGATACCCCGATGGGCCAGCAGGCATTCGAAGGCATGGGCAATGGCTGGCGAGGGGTGCTGTCCCGGATCGACGACGTCCTCGTCGACGCTGCGCGCCCTTAG
- a CDS encoding MFS transporter, translating into MKTLTENLAGTESSPRRNLKRVAAAAAVGNFVEWFDSAAYAVMSVTIAKLFFPDYSTTASLLAVWAIFAGGFIARPLGAAFFGRYGDRIGRNKMLGLCVVIMSAATFCIGILPTFAVIGIWAPILLFVFRAVQGFTTGGEYTGSSAFIVEYAPAGKRATYASIIPATVGLASVAGALLGAAITATLSPADLQAWGWRIPFLLAAPLGLIGLYIRSRVDDTPVFRGLEKKGEVAKRPLGDAVRMCARQIFTLFGYSITNAVAYYLMSSYMIAYMTSSLHYSSTESMITSVITMLVYTATCPLAARASDKYGRRRMLLVACVGFVVMTIPAFAIMPLGLGFAILGTSVLGALVAVIGTSNVPALVEMFPSSVRASGSAIGYTLAYVLFGGTAPFVATGLVAGFGTPLAPAFYLVGVAVVSAVVVVLFFRETKDLSLSRTTVL; encoded by the coding sequence ATGAAGACCCTGACCGAGAACCTCGCTGGAACTGAGTCCTCCCCGCGCCGGAACCTCAAGCGCGTGGCCGCAGCGGCCGCCGTCGGAAATTTCGTCGAATGGTTCGATTCGGCGGCCTATGCGGTGATGTCGGTGACGATCGCAAAGCTCTTCTTCCCGGACTATTCGACGACGGCGTCCCTGCTGGCCGTGTGGGCGATCTTCGCCGGCGGCTTCATCGCCAGGCCGCTCGGGGCGGCATTCTTCGGACGCTACGGTGACAGGATCGGCCGCAACAAGATGCTCGGCCTGTGCGTGGTCATCATGAGTGCGGCGACGTTCTGCATTGGCATCCTGCCCACGTTCGCGGTGATCGGCATCTGGGCGCCCATCCTGCTGTTCGTCTTCCGGGCCGTCCAGGGCTTCACGACCGGTGGCGAGTACACCGGGTCCTCGGCCTTCATTGTTGAGTACGCCCCGGCCGGCAAGCGCGCGACGTATGCCAGCATCATCCCGGCCACGGTGGGTCTGGCGTCGGTTGCGGGTGCATTGCTCGGCGCCGCTATCACGGCCACCCTCAGCCCGGCAGATCTCCAGGCATGGGGTTGGAGAATTCCGTTCCTGCTGGCCGCGCCGCTCGGCCTGATCGGCTTGTACATCCGATCGCGCGTGGATGACACTCCGGTTTTCCGCGGCTTGGAGAAGAAGGGCGAAGTGGCCAAGAGGCCGCTCGGAGACGCTGTCCGTATGTGTGCCCGCCAGATCTTCACGCTCTTCGGCTACAGCATCACCAACGCGGTCGCCTACTACCTGATGAGCAGTTACATGATCGCGTACATGACATCCAGCCTCCACTACTCGAGCACGGAGTCGATGATCACCAGCGTGATTACCATGCTTGTCTACACTGCGACGTGCCCGCTAGCGGCCAGGGCCAGCGACAAGTACGGACGCCGAAGAATGCTGCTGGTGGCTTGCGTTGGCTTCGTGGTGATGACGATTCCTGCCTTCGCGATCATGCCGCTCGGTCTGGGCTTCGCGATCCTGGGAACCAGCGTCCTAGGCGCTCTGGTGGCCGTAATCGGAACCTCCAACGTGCCTGCTCTCGTGGAGATGTTCCCCAGCTCGGTCCGGGCCTCCGGTTCGGCGATCGGTTACACCCTGGCCTATGTCCTCTTCGGCGGCACCGCCCCCTTCGTGGCTACCGGCCTGGTTGCTGGCTTTGGCACGCCTTTGGCTCCCGCCTTCTATCTGGTGGGAGTGGCGGTAGTCTCCGCCGTCGTCGTTGTCCTTTTCTTCCGGGAGACGAAGGACCTGTCCTTGTCTCGAACGACAGTTCTGTAG
- a CDS encoding acyl-CoA synthetase codes for MTPNTATQDRYAELLDTHRWEVPEFYNMAVDVADRHPRDKRALILESAVEGQREVGWGEIQDRSRQIAATLRAAGIQKGDRVAVLLPQRADTPAAYLGVLRTGAILVTMSLLWAAEPIRFRLEDSGASVIIAEESAKALFDGYDGTFLDIDSPAIANAPTEFEDVETKADDPALIFYTSGTTGRAKGIVHAHRTLLGHNEFEYCHQIGDGDVFYGAGDWAWSLAKLMGPLRLGVTHLVFRPAGGFDPAALLDSMSRNQVTSALVNPTFLRKMREDVPDAGTRFPLSLRTVCSSNEPLTSDLIAWFRQQFGVTLLDYYGSTESYPLLGNYPGVPVKPGSMGRPLPGWEVRLLDENEQEVPGGETGEICLRSRSNPQFPLGYWNLPEASAAAFGGAWYHTKDQAFTDDDGYFWFLGRTDDVIKTSGYRVGPYELEAVIRELDAVRDVSVTGVPDELRGQSIKAWIELMPGHFGGDELSETIVAHVKENFSRFAYPRFIEYVAELPKSATGKVQRAQLRELPHTPPSPRLEGQPS; via the coding sequence ATGACACCGAACACCGCAACCCAAGACCGCTACGCCGAACTGCTGGACACGCACCGCTGGGAGGTGCCCGAGTTCTACAACATGGCCGTCGACGTCGCCGACCGGCACCCACGTGACAAGCGTGCGCTCATCCTGGAGTCCGCCGTCGAAGGCCAACGCGAGGTGGGTTGGGGTGAGATCCAGGACCGCTCCCGGCAGATCGCCGCTACCCTGCGGGCTGCCGGCATCCAAAAGGGCGACCGCGTCGCCGTGCTTCTGCCGCAGCGTGCCGACACCCCGGCCGCCTACCTCGGCGTGCTGCGGACCGGCGCCATCCTGGTCACGATGTCCCTGCTGTGGGCCGCGGAACCCATCCGCTTCCGGCTCGAAGACAGCGGCGCCTCGGTGATCATCGCCGAGGAATCGGCCAAGGCACTGTTTGACGGCTACGACGGGACGTTCCTCGATATCGACAGCCCCGCCATCGCCAACGCGCCCACGGAGTTCGAGGACGTCGAAACGAAAGCCGACGACCCCGCGCTGATCTTCTACACTTCGGGTACCACCGGCCGGGCCAAGGGAATCGTCCACGCCCACCGGACCCTGCTCGGGCACAACGAGTTCGAGTACTGTCACCAGATCGGCGACGGCGACGTCTTCTACGGCGCGGGGGACTGGGCCTGGTCGCTCGCAAAGCTCATGGGGCCGCTTCGGCTCGGCGTCACACACCTGGTTTTCCGGCCCGCCGGCGGCTTCGACCCCGCCGCCCTGCTGGACAGCATGAGCCGCAACCAAGTAACCAGCGCGCTAGTTAACCCGACGTTCCTGCGGAAGATGCGAGAGGACGTGCCCGACGCCGGAACTCGCTTCCCGCTGTCCCTGCGGACTGTCTGCTCGTCCAATGAGCCGCTGACGTCTGACCTGATCGCTTGGTTCCGGCAACAGTTCGGCGTCACTCTGCTGGACTACTACGGCTCCACGGAGTCGTATCCCCTGCTGGGGAATTACCCGGGGGTGCCGGTGAAGCCTGGTTCCATGGGCAGGCCGCTTCCGGGCTGGGAGGTTCGGCTGCTGGACGAGAATGAGCAGGAAGTGCCCGGCGGCGAGACGGGCGAAATCTGCCTCCGTTCGCGCTCCAACCCTCAGTTTCCCTTGGGATACTGGAATTTGCCGGAGGCGTCAGCCGCCGCATTCGGAGGCGCCTGGTACCACACGAAGGACCAGGCCTTCACCGACGATGACGGCTACTTCTGGTTCCTGGGGAGGACTGACGACGTCATCAAAACGTCCGGCTACCGCGTGGGGCCGTACGAGCTGGAGGCAGTCATCCGTGAACTCGATGCCGTGAGGGATGTGTCTGTGACCGGCGTGCCCGACGAGCTCCGTGGCCAGTCCATCAAGGCGTGGATCGAGCTGATGCCCGGCCACTTTGGGGGAGATGAACTGAGTGAAACGATCGTGGCCCACGTGAAGGAGAACTTCTCCCGCTTCGCCTACCCAAGATTCATCGAATACGTCGCAGAGTTGCCCAAATCGGCCACCGGAAAAGTCCAGCGGGCCCAGCTTCGCGAACTGCCGCACACACCCCCTTCTCCCCGTCTCGAAGGACAACCCTCATGA
- a CDS encoding enoyl-CoA hydratase/isomerase family protein, whose amino-acid sequence MSQDVLFERIGSTAIITLNRPDKLNAWTEAMRSELIEHLEGLKGNEEVRTVILTGSGRAFCAGQDLAETASMNPEDHAAAEAWIDGFDRLYRAVRNLDQITIAAVNGVAAGSGFQYALLADLRVGDSQVRMGQPEVLSGIPSITGIWAMWSILGKSKTSQFVLTGELVDAAEAQRLGLLNYLADDGGVLAYAKDLASRLSLLPPGAVRLTKNRLRSLEDDDLSDAMAEAKRVHREAYGTGEPQREMARFLAGRGR is encoded by the coding sequence ATGTCCCAGGACGTCCTCTTCGAACGAATCGGCTCAACGGCCATCATCACGCTCAACCGCCCGGACAAGCTAAACGCGTGGACCGAGGCCATGCGCAGCGAACTCATCGAACACCTGGAGGGCCTGAAGGGCAATGAGGAAGTCCGCACAGTCATCCTCACCGGCAGCGGCCGAGCCTTTTGCGCGGGGCAGGACCTGGCCGAGACCGCATCGATGAACCCGGAGGACCACGCCGCCGCCGAGGCGTGGATCGACGGCTTCGACCGCCTCTACCGCGCCGTCCGCAACCTCGATCAGATCACCATCGCCGCCGTCAACGGCGTCGCCGCCGGCTCCGGCTTCCAGTACGCACTCCTCGCCGACCTCCGCGTCGGCGACTCCCAAGTCCGCATGGGCCAGCCTGAAGTCCTCTCTGGCATCCCCAGCATCACGGGAATCTGGGCCATGTGGAGCATCCTCGGCAAGTCCAAGACCTCCCAGTTCGTCCTCACCGGCGAACTGGTCGATGCAGCGGAAGCCCAGCGCCTCGGCCTGCTCAACTACCTGGCGGACGACGGCGGCGTGCTGGCTTATGCGAAGGACCTCGCCTCACGCTTGAGCCTCCTTCCTCCCGGCGCGGTCCGCCTGACCAAGAACCGGCTGCGCAGCCTCGAGGACGACGACCTCAGCGACGCCATGGCCGAAGCCAAGCGCGTCCACCGCGAGGCCTACGGCACCGGCGAACCGCAGCGCGAAATGGCCCGCTTCCTCGCTGGCCGCGGACGCTGA
- a CDS encoding LysR substrate-binding domain-containing protein yields the protein MLRIASIRPPRNVTRLTSKSTRSDTKLIWCRMDIHHLKYFVVLSEELHFGRAAQRLHMAQPPLSQRIKDLEKELGVLLFHRRRSGVELSEAGALLLEHARNVLDNVAMAHESMRRIRPGTSGILQVAVPPDTNPRALSAMVAAFGDAAPDVLLNLHELTTVEQVERLRDGELDVAVVRHPLSSVGFESGPVASKALGVILNASHPLAALDAVRLRDLEGNPLIIFPRHMAPPLYDSFLQTCRDAGYLPAAIVHARNQHFTHGLILAGRGVHFNEEPWTPLTSGVVWRPIVGDPLAWRTSALWLKSRRSAETDAFVKAVWAGLAAGGHG from the coding sequence ATGCTGCGGATTGCCTCCATCAGACCACCGCGTAATGTGACCCGTCTAACATCAAAATCCACTCGTAGCGATACCAAACTGATATGGTGCCGCATGGACATCCACCATCTCAAGTACTTCGTGGTGCTCAGCGAGGAGCTCCATTTCGGCCGTGCAGCGCAGCGCCTGCACATGGCCCAGCCGCCGCTGTCACAGCGGATCAAGGACCTGGAGAAAGAGCTCGGAGTGCTGCTGTTTCACCGACGGCGGAGCGGCGTGGAGCTGTCTGAGGCGGGCGCGTTGCTGCTGGAGCACGCTCGCAACGTGCTGGACAACGTGGCCATGGCCCACGAGTCGATGCGGCGGATCCGCCCGGGCACTTCAGGCATCCTGCAGGTCGCCGTGCCGCCGGACACGAACCCTCGAGCGCTTTCAGCGATGGTTGCTGCGTTTGGTGACGCGGCGCCCGACGTGCTGCTGAACCTGCACGAGCTCACCACTGTTGAGCAGGTGGAGCGGCTGCGCGACGGCGAACTGGACGTTGCGGTGGTCCGTCACCCTTTGAGCAGCGTGGGTTTTGAGTCCGGGCCGGTGGCTTCCAAGGCGTTGGGGGTGATTCTGAATGCTTCGCATCCGCTGGCTGCTTTGGATGCCGTTCGCTTGCGGGACCTGGAGGGCAACCCGCTAATCATTTTTCCGCGGCACATGGCCCCGCCGCTGTACGACTCGTTCCTCCAGACATGCCGCGATGCCGGATACCTGCCGGCCGCGATTGTGCATGCCCGGAACCAGCACTTCACGCATGGGCTGATCCTGGCCGGTCGTGGCGTGCACTTCAACGAGGAGCCGTGGACGCCGCTGACTTCCGGGGTGGTTTGGCGGCCGATTGTAGGTGACCCGCTGGCCTGGCGGACGTCGGCACTATGGCTGAAGAGCCGCAGGTCAGCTGAAACGGACGCGTTTGTTAAGGCCGTGTGGGCCGGGTTGGCGGCGGGCGGGCATGGGTGA
- a CDS encoding hydroxypyruvate isomerase family protein: MTYTVNCSILLTELPLLERPAAAKSAGFDAVEFWWPFESSVPSDAETTAFERAITDAGVQLSGLNFNAGNMPGGDRGLVSWVGREGEFKDNIDVVAGIGERLGCKAFNALYGNRQEEFSPEEQDELAAKNLAAAAEGVARIGGTVLLEPVSGAPRYPLLKAQDALDVIARVKAESGAQNIKLLADFYHLAVNEDDVAAVIEKHAKDFGHIQIADNPGRGAPGTGELPLGEWIARSRELGYEGYIGLEYKEPQETAFNWAIREHASN, encoded by the coding sequence ATGACGTACACAGTGAACTGCTCCATCCTGCTGACGGAACTGCCCCTGCTCGAGCGCCCCGCAGCCGCGAAGTCGGCGGGTTTTGACGCCGTCGAGTTCTGGTGGCCGTTTGAGAGCTCAGTCCCTTCCGACGCCGAGACCACGGCTTTCGAGCGCGCCATCACCGACGCCGGCGTCCAGCTCTCCGGCCTGAACTTCAACGCCGGCAACATGCCCGGCGGTGACCGCGGCCTGGTCTCCTGGGTGGGCCGTGAAGGTGAGTTCAAGGACAACATCGACGTCGTCGCCGGCATCGGCGAGCGCCTCGGCTGCAAGGCCTTCAACGCCCTCTACGGCAACCGCCAAGAGGAATTCAGCCCGGAGGAGCAGGACGAACTCGCGGCCAAGAACCTGGCCGCGGCTGCCGAGGGCGTGGCCCGGATCGGCGGAACCGTCCTCCTAGAACCCGTCAGCGGAGCCCCCCGGTACCCGCTCCTCAAGGCCCAGGATGCGCTCGACGTGATCGCCCGGGTCAAGGCGGAATCCGGCGCGCAGAACATCAAGCTACTCGCCGACTTCTACCACCTGGCTGTCAACGAAGACGATGTCGCCGCGGTCATCGAAAAGCACGCCAAGGACTTCGGCCACATCCAGATTGCCGACAACCCCGGCCGCGGGGCTCCCGGAACCGGTGAGCTTCCCCTCGGCGAGTGGATCGCCCGCAGCCGCGAACTCGGCTACGAGGGCTACATCGGGCTCGAATACAAGGAACCGCAGGAAACCGCCTTCAACTGGGCCATCCGCGAACACGCTTCCAACTAG
- a CDS encoding 2-hydroxy-3-oxopropionate reductase → MSNVAVIGLGIMGLPMAINLVKAGHTVTGFNRSQDKIDKLVSEGGKGASSIADAVKDADVVITMVPDSPDVEGVVSGPEGVFANAKQGTLWIDASSIRPDVAKRLSEEATAAGIRPLDAPVSGGEQGAIDAVLSIMVGGDKADFEAAQDVLNAVGKTIVHVGPSGSGQTVKAANQLIVAVNIEVLGEAIAFLEAYGVDTDAALKVLGGGLAGSKVLDQKGQKMLDRNFDPGFRLALHHKDLGIVTSAAREANVSIPLGAVVAQLVAATVNQGDGGLDHSGLFKQVLQLSGRK, encoded by the coding sequence ATGAGCAACGTTGCAGTCATCGGACTCGGAATCATGGGCCTTCCCATGGCCATCAACCTCGTCAAGGCCGGCCACACCGTCACCGGCTTCAACCGCAGCCAGGACAAGATCGACAAGCTCGTCTCCGAAGGCGGCAAGGGCGCCTCCAGCATCGCGGACGCCGTCAAGGACGCCGACGTCGTCATCACCATGGTGCCGGACTCCCCCGATGTTGAGGGCGTCGTCAGCGGGCCCGAGGGCGTCTTCGCCAACGCCAAGCAGGGCACCCTCTGGATCGACGCGTCCAGCATCCGCCCCGACGTCGCCAAGCGACTCTCGGAAGAAGCAACCGCAGCCGGCATCCGCCCCCTCGACGCCCCGGTCTCCGGCGGCGAACAGGGCGCCATCGACGCCGTCCTGTCCATCATGGTCGGCGGCGACAAGGCAGACTTCGAGGCAGCCCAGGACGTCCTGAACGCCGTCGGCAAGACCATCGTCCACGTCGGCCCCTCCGGCTCCGGCCAGACCGTCAAGGCTGCCAACCAGCTGATCGTCGCCGTCAACATCGAGGTCCTCGGCGAGGCCATCGCCTTCCTCGAGGCCTACGGCGTGGACACCGACGCAGCCCTCAAGGTCCTTGGCGGCGGCCTCGCCGGTTCCAAGGTCCTGGACCAGAAGGGCCAGAAGATGCTGGACCGCAACTTCGACCCCGGCTTCCGCCTGGCCCTGCACCACAAGGACCTCGGCATCGTCACCTCCGCAGCCCGCGAAGCCAACGTCTCCATCCCGCTCGGCGCCGTCGTCGCCCAGCTCGTCGCCGCCACCGTCAACCAGGGCGACGGCGGCCTGGACCACTCGGGACTCTTCAAGCAGGTCCTCCAGCTCTCTGGTCGAAAGTAA